One window from the genome of Salvelinus fontinalis isolate EN_2023a chromosome 3, ASM2944872v1, whole genome shotgun sequence encodes:
- the LOC129842066 gene encoding voltage-dependent calcium channel subunit alpha-2/delta-2-like isoform X3: protein MLFTDGGEDRAQDIFEQYNWPNKTVRVFTFSVGQHNYDVTPLQWIACANKGFYFEIRSICAIRINTQLDDRQRYKVGQTLLSIFPSATAHNHEYLDVLGRPMVLAGSRAKQVQWTNVYQDALVVR from the exons ATGCTGTtcactgatggaggagaggatcgaGCTCAGGACATCTTTGAGCAGTACAACTGGCCCAACAAAACG GTGCGGGTCTTTACATTCTCTGTGGGGCAGCACAACTATGATGTCACACCCTTGCAATGGATTGCGTGTGCCAATAAAG GTTTCTATTTTGAGATCCGCTCCATCTGTGCCATAAGGATTAACACCCAG CTGGATGACAGGCAAAGATATAAAGTTGGACAAACTTTACTGAGCATCTTTCCATCAGCAACAGCACATAATCAT GAGTACCTGGATGTGCTGGGCCGCCCCATGGTCCTGGCAGGCAGCCGTGCCAAGCAGGTTCAGTGGACCAATGTCTATCAGGATGCCTTG
- the LOC129842066 gene encoding voltage-dependent calcium channel subunit alpha-2/delta-2-like isoform X2 yields the protein MLFTDGGEDRAQDIFEQYNWPNKTVRVFTFSVGQHNYDVTPLQWIACANKGFYFEIRSICAIRINTQLDDRQRYKVGQTLLSIFPSATAHNHEYLDVLGRPMVLAGSRAKQVQWTNVYQDALSSMSL from the exons ATGCTGTtcactgatggaggagaggatcgaGCTCAGGACATCTTTGAGCAGTACAACTGGCCCAACAAAACG GTGCGGGTCTTTACATTCTCTGTGGGGCAGCACAACTATGATGTCACACCCTTGCAATGGATTGCGTGTGCCAATAAAG GTTTCTATTTTGAGATCCGCTCCATCTGTGCCATAAGGATTAACACCCAG CTGGATGACAGGCAAAGATATAAAGTTGGACAAACTTTACTGAGCATCTTTCCATCAGCAACAGCACATAATCAT GAGTACCTGGATGTGCTGGGCCGCCCCATGGTCCTGGCAGGCAGCCGTGCCAAGCAGGTTCAGTGGACCAATGTCTATCAGGATGCCTTG TCTTCCATgtcactgtaa